From Streptomyces sp. TLI_105, the proteins below share one genomic window:
- a CDS encoding polyprenyl synthetase family protein, whose product MTVVGPFGLSVRDQALEADVQTGLAAVEAGLLDATKSDVPFITEAAQHLVLAGGKRFRPLLVMLAAQFGDPYAPGVVPSAVVVELTHLATLYHDDVMDEADVRRGVDSANTRWGNSIAVLTGDFLFARASHTLADLGPEAVRIQSEAFERLVTGQILETAGPMDGRDPVEHYLDVLGGKTGSLVAVSCRFGAMMSGADESVVDTLTQYGERLGVAFQLADDVLDIASDSHESGKTPGTDLREGIPTLPVLHLRAAAAAHGRPEDLELVALIDGDLSDDERHAEALRRLRAHPALEQARRDTVRYAEEARAMLAPLPDGYAKAALAEMCDAVVHRAG is encoded by the coding sequence GTGACCGTCGTCGGGCCGTTCGGTCTTAGCGTGCGGGACCAGGCTCTTGAGGCCGATGTCCAGACCGGTTTGGCGGCTGTGGAGGCGGGCCTCCTGGACGCCACCAAGAGCGATGTCCCCTTCATCACGGAGGCCGCGCAGCACCTCGTCCTGGCCGGGGGGAAGCGGTTCCGCCCCCTGCTCGTGATGCTCGCCGCCCAGTTCGGCGACCCCTACGCGCCGGGCGTCGTGCCCTCCGCCGTGGTCGTCGAGCTCACCCATCTGGCCACGCTCTACCACGACGACGTCATGGACGAGGCCGACGTCCGGCGCGGCGTCGACAGCGCCAACACCCGCTGGGGCAACTCGATCGCCGTCCTCACGGGTGACTTCCTCTTCGCCCGCGCCTCGCACACGCTCGCGGACCTCGGCCCCGAGGCCGTACGCATCCAGTCCGAGGCGTTCGAACGGCTCGTGACCGGCCAGATCCTGGAGACGGCCGGCCCGATGGACGGCCGCGACCCCGTCGAGCACTACCTCGACGTCCTCGGCGGCAAGACCGGCTCCCTCGTCGCCGTCTCCTGCCGCTTCGGCGCCATGATGTCCGGTGCCGACGAGAGCGTCGTCGACACCCTCACCCAGTACGGCGAGCGGCTCGGCGTCGCCTTCCAGCTCGCCGACGACGTCCTCGACATCGCCTCCGACTCCCACGAGTCCGGCAAGACCCCCGGCACCGACCTCCGCGAGGGCATCCCGACCCTCCCCGTCCTCCACCTGCGGGCCGCCGCGGCCGCCCACGGGCGCCCGGAGGACCTGGAGCTCGTCGCCCTGATCGACGGCGACCTCAGCGACGACGAGCGGCACGCCGAGGCCCTGCGCCGGCTGCGCGCCCACCCCGCCCTGGAGCAGGCCCGCCGGGACACCGTGCGGTACGCCGAGGAGGCGCGCGCCATGCTCGCGCCGCTGCCCGACGGGTACGCGAAGGCGGCCCTGGCGGAGATGTGCGACGCCGTGGTCCACCGCGCGGGGTAG